A window from Desulfovibrio subterraneus encodes these proteins:
- a CDS encoding MFS transporter, with product MNTSLITALCSVGFLARFSYALARNPVLPLFALYLGAGPEAIGLAVGMSTVTGIFFKLPAGALSDIIGRRKTMLAGLCFFAIIPFAYLLVASYEALVAVRFLHGFATAIYGPVAMAVVADVAGARKGEMLSWFSSVAIMGTLAGAPVGGLLVSLLGGAQGATQTTFQVIYGVVAATGLAALLLGMRILLKDERVVSDAHSGSRFTQFVTGIKEVSGDRRVIAASAMEGVQNMSMGALEAFLPIYAVTVAGLSAFEAGILWAGQVVTTMLAKPVMGRFSDGHGRNGVIVAGVLCCAVPFAAIPLLTSFWTLLAACMVFGLGEALVTSSSAALVADLCKAKHYGTAMGVFGTIFDIGHASGPIVSGILVGMLGYGWAFGIMAALLVAAIPFFLVAMKEGPFPVSRQS from the coding sequence ATGAATACATCACTCATTACCGCTCTGTGCTCGGTAGGCTTTCTTGCGCGCTTTTCTTATGCGTTGGCCCGTAATCCGGTTCTTCCGCTTTTTGCGCTGTACCTGGGGGCAGGTCCAGAGGCAATTGGGCTTGCCGTAGGCATGTCAACTGTGACAGGCATCTTCTTCAAGCTGCCCGCTGGAGCGCTTTCGGACATAATAGGACGCAGAAAAACCATGCTGGCAGGGCTGTGCTTTTTTGCCATCATCCCTTTTGCCTACCTGCTTGTCGCAAGCTACGAGGCGCTGGTGGCAGTCCGGTTTCTGCACGGCTTCGCCACAGCCATCTATGGCCCCGTTGCCATGGCGGTGGTCGCCGATGTGGCTGGAGCCAGAAAAGGTGAGATGTTGTCCTGGTTTTCGTCTGTTGCCATCATGGGCACGCTGGCGGGCGCCCCGGTGGGGGGCTTGCTTGTCTCCCTTCTGGGGGGAGCGCAGGGCGCCACGCAGACAACTTTTCAAGTCATATACGGCGTGGTCGCGGCAACCGGGTTGGCAGCACTGCTGCTTGGAATGAGGATATTGCTCAAAGACGAGCGCGTTGTCTCCGATGCGCATTCAGGGTCGCGTTTCACCCAATTTGTAACGGGCATTAAAGAGGTGTCGGGCGACCGCAGGGTCATTGCCGCATCTGCCATGGAAGGCGTGCAGAATATGTCCATGGGGGCGCTGGAAGCATTTTTGCCAATCTACGCTGTCACAGTGGCGGGACTGTCAGCATTTGAAGCAGGTATTCTGTGGGCAGGTCAGGTTGTGACCACCATGCTCGCCAAGCCGGTTATGGGGCGATTCTCTGATGGACATGGGCGAAACGGTGTCATTGTCGCAGGTGTGCTGTGTTGTGCAGTTCCATTCGCGGCGATTCCGCTGCTGACGAGTTTCTGGACGTTGCTTGCAGCCTGTATGGTGTTCGGACTGGGCGAAGCCCTTGTCACCTCTTCCTCTGCGGCGCTCGTTGCCGACCTCTGCAAGGCGAAGCACTACGGCACCGCCATGGGAGTTTTTGGTACCATATTCGACATCGGGCACGCTTCAGGTCCGATAGTAAGTGGTATTCTCGTCGGTATGCTTGGTTACGGCTGGGCTTTTGGCATTATGGCTGCGCTGCTTGTTGCGGCAATTCCGTTCTTTCTTGTGGCTATGAAAGAGGGGCCTTTTCCTGTGTCCCGTCAGTCATAG
- a CDS encoding radical SAM protein: MSTTYATGSACGISAAQDGLRTIPCTARRDAAFSLPQHPCFNEAAHGRIARIHVPVAPRCNLACAYCERIISPQHDLSGPGSASGILSPEQGLERTLRFLDQYGEQAIVGIAGPGDPLANEETFTFLELLNREVPHVATCLCTNGLALPEHADRLIHLGVRTLTVTMNGVTPETVAAMQPRVCDSGTWLHGEEAARLLIARQIAGLKAVAGYMTLKVNMVVAPEVNMHEAEAVMRTADGLGVQVFNPMPLIPRHALAHRRKPTRDELHEVYAKCPPGLALFRKCKQCRADAAGIHGKESFGCQTIDQV, from the coding sequence ATGAGTACCACCTATGCCACCGGGTCTGCCTGCGGGATATCTGCAGCGCAGGACGGGCTGCGCACAATTCCCTGTACGGCGCGGCGTGACGCCGCCTTTTCCCTTCCTCAGCATCCCTGCTTCAACGAGGCGGCGCATGGGCGCATCGCCCGAATCCACGTTCCGGTTGCTCCCCGTTGCAACCTTGCCTGCGCATACTGCGAGCGCATCATTTCGCCGCAACACGATCTATCCGGTCCCGGTTCAGCCTCCGGCATCCTGTCGCCCGAGCAGGGGCTCGAAAGAACCCTGCGTTTTCTCGACCAGTATGGCGAACAGGCCATTGTAGGTATTGCCGGTCCCGGCGATCCTCTTGCCAATGAAGAAACATTCACCTTTCTCGAACTGCTGAACCGTGAGGTGCCGCACGTGGCAACGTGCCTGTGCACCAACGGTCTGGCCCTGCCTGAGCATGCCGACAGGCTTATCCATCTTGGCGTGCGCACACTCACAGTTACCATGAACGGCGTTACGCCGGAAACAGTGGCCGCCATGCAGCCCAGAGTTTGCGACAGCGGCACATGGCTGCATGGAGAAGAGGCCGCCCGCCTGCTTATTGCGCGGCAGATTGCCGGACTCAAGGCTGTGGCCGGATACATGACACTGAAGGTGAACATGGTTGTGGCACCGGAAGTGAACATGCACGAGGCAGAAGCGGTTATGCGGACGGCGGACGGCCTTGGCGTGCAGGTGTTTAACCCCATGCCGCTCATTCCCCGCCATGCCCTTGCCCACAGGCGCAAGCCCACGCGGGATGAACTGCACGAGGTATATGCAAAGTGTCCCCCCGGACTGGCTTTGTTCAGAAAATGCAAGCAATGCCGTGCTGATGCGGCAGGAATACACGGTAAGGAGTCTTTCGGATGTCAGACAATCGATCAGGTATGA
- a CDS encoding rhodanese-like domain-containing protein: MSDQISPIELEALLQSDSVTLLDVRRANDRESNPNAIQGATWQAPENVAAWAKAIPADKPVVIYCARGGSVSVSVHAALQEEGFNVQFVEGGLAAWEEHLAKR, encoded by the coding sequence ATGTCTGATCAAATTTCCCCCATTGAGCTTGAAGCCCTTCTTCAATCCGATTCCGTAACCCTGCTGGATGTCCGCCGGGCCAACGACCGCGAGAGCAATCCCAATGCAATACAAGGGGCAACGTGGCAGGCTCCGGAAAATGTTGCTGCATGGGCCAAGGCCATTCCCGCAGATAAGCCTGTGGTGATCTATTGTGCCAGAGGTGGCTCCGTCAGCGTTTCCGTTCATGCCGCATTGCAGGAAGAAGGATTCAACGTGCAGTTTGTTGAAGGTGGCCTCGCGGCTTGGGAGGAACACCTTGCCAAGCGGTAA
- a CDS encoding polyamine aminopropyltransferase translates to MNSIRRFSFILKASVFATGLSGIVAEYVLSTLATYLLGNAVFQWTITMSLMLFAMGLGSRISKNFRWHLLDLFIAVEFLLSILCASASVLAYGLAAHTENIGLVIYALAMAIGLLIGFEIPLVTRINQDYEELRTNIANVMEKDYYGALVGGLLFAFVALPYLGLTYTPIALGTINFAVASIFLWSFRHLLYRSRIAIGAFFVVTAFLIGLMLAAKPIILYGEQARYKDKIVYEEQTVYQKLIITQWRNHYWLYINGQEQFSTYDEERYHEPLVHPAMQLATSHQRILVLGGGDGLAVRELLKYKDIGTITLVDLDPAMPRLARTHPVLLAANGNSMADPRVNVVHEDAGTYLRNSSELFDVIIIDLPDPDSVDLMHLYSLDFYQMLRHHLSADGVVVTQAGSPYFATLAFLCIDRTMRAAGLATLAYHNQVPTMGEWGWILAMRAGTHGTTGMRERLQHVRIEGIPTRYLTGEALQAMFTFGKGVFDHPKAGDVEVNTRHKPVLYRYYKEARWDVY, encoded by the coding sequence GTGAACAGCATCCGTCGCTTCAGTTTCATCCTGAAGGCCTCCGTCTTTGCCACGGGCCTTTCCGGTATTGTAGCCGAGTATGTCCTGAGCACCCTTGCCACCTATCTGCTCGGCAACGCGGTGTTTCAGTGGACCATCACCATGTCGCTCATGCTCTTTGCCATGGGCCTTGGCAGCCGCATCAGCAAGAATTTCCGCTGGCACCTGCTGGACCTTTTCATCGCCGTGGAGTTCCTGCTCTCGATACTCTGCGCTTCCGCCTCGGTGTTGGCCTACGGTCTGGCCGCACACACCGAAAACATAGGTCTGGTCATCTACGCGCTTGCAATGGCCATTGGCCTGCTCATCGGCTTTGAAATCCCGTTGGTCACCCGCATCAATCAGGATTACGAAGAGCTGCGCACCAACATCGCCAACGTGATGGAAAAGGACTACTACGGGGCGCTCGTCGGCGGCCTGCTGTTCGCCTTTGTCGCGCTGCCGTATCTGGGGCTGACATATACCCCCATAGCCCTCGGCACCATCAACTTTGCCGTGGCCTCCATATTCCTGTGGTCCTTCCGGCACCTGCTCTACCGCAGCCGCATTGCCATAGGCGCATTCTTCGTGGTTACGGCTTTCCTTATCGGTCTCATGCTCGCTGCCAAACCCATCATCCTCTATGGCGAGCAGGCCCGTTACAAGGACAAGATCGTGTATGAGGAGCAGACCGTCTACCAGAAGCTGATCATCACCCAGTGGCGCAACCATTACTGGCTCTACATCAACGGGCAGGAACAGTTTTCCACCTACGACGAAGAGCGGTATCACGAACCGCTTGTGCACCCCGCCATGCAGCTTGCCACCTCGCACCAGAGAATACTCGTGCTGGGCGGCGGCGATGGCCTGGCTGTACGCGAACTGCTGAAATACAAGGACATCGGCACCATAACGCTGGTTGATCTGGACCCCGCCATGCCGCGACTGGCCAGAACGCACCCAGTGCTGCTGGCCGCCAACGGCAACTCCATGGCCGATCCCCGCGTGAATGTGGTGCATGAGGATGCAGGCACGTATCTACGCAATTCCAGCGAGCTCTTCGATGTCATCATCATTGACCTGCCGGACCCGGATTCCGTGGACCTGATGCATCTCTACAGCCTTGATTTCTACCAGATGCTCCGCCATCACCTGTCTGCGGACGGCGTGGTGGTTACGCAGGCCGGCAGCCCCTATTTCGCCACGCTGGCCTTTCTGTGCATAGACAGAACCATGCGTGCTGCGGGGCTTGCCACACTGGCCTACCACAATCAGGTACCCACCATGGGTGAATGGGGCTGGATACTGGCCATGCGCGCAGGAACACACGGTACCACGGGCATGCGTGAACGCCTGCAACACGTGCGCATAGAAGGCATTCCCACCCGCTATCTTACCGGCGAGGCATTGCAGGCCATGTTCACCTTCGGCAAGGGGGTGTTCGACCACCCCAAGGCAGGCGATGTGGAGGTGAACACGCGTCACAAGCCAGTGTTGTACCGGTATTACAAGGAAGCGCGCTGGGACGTGTATTAG
- a CDS encoding chromate resistance protein ChrB domain-containing protein: protein MPPQIQPWLLCIHNIPPKPPYLRAKVARRLAALGAVAVKNSVYALPDLETQRDGLVWLSKEIEQGGGKAFVCKASFDGIEGGGYSDAHIRQLFVDAREADYRNLAAEYQPMLDSLASPGTDEEIEKRVREWSGQLRVRYEEILAIDFFGASGRGAIETMLSTAGAWLASHEQQGVAEQAPFDPEVYRNRVWVTRPGVHVDRIASAWLIKRFIDPAASFRFATGDEGDHGVRFDMVDGEFSHEGALCTFEVLLQRFGLGADSALTILGQIVHDIDLDEDAPARPESAGILALLNGVCLGTDVDEDRISAGSSMLDTLYEHFKRSTQRQL from the coding sequence TTGCCCCCCCAAATTCAGCCATGGCTGTTGTGCATACACAACATTCCGCCGAAGCCTCCCTATCTGAGGGCCAAGGTAGCCCGCAGGCTGGCTGCGCTGGGCGCCGTGGCGGTGAAGAATTCCGTCTACGCCCTTCCGGATCTGGAAACCCAGCGCGACGGACTTGTATGGTTGTCCAAGGAAATTGAGCAGGGGGGCGGCAAGGCATTTGTCTGCAAAGCGTCTTTCGACGGCATTGAAGGCGGGGGCTATTCCGACGCCCATATCCGCCAACTGTTCGTAGACGCCCGTGAAGCCGATTACCGCAATCTGGCGGCAGAATACCAGCCCATGCTGGACAGCCTTGCTTCACCCGGTACGGACGAAGAGATTGAAAAACGTGTACGGGAGTGGAGCGGTCAGCTCAGAGTTCGGTATGAAGAGATTCTGGCCATCGACTTCTTCGGAGCCTCAGGACGAGGTGCCATCGAAACCATGCTTTCAACCGCTGGTGCGTGGCTTGCCAGTCATGAACAGCAGGGAGTTGCAGAGCAGGCACCTTTTGACCCGGAGGTGTACAGAAACCGAGTCTGGGTAACGCGCCCCGGCGTTCATGTTGATCGCATAGCCTCTGCGTGGCTCATAAAAAGGTTCATAGACCCTGCTGCAAGCTTCAGGTTTGCAACCGGAGATGAAGGGGATCATGGCGTCCGCTTTGACATGGTCGACGGCGAATTTTCTCATGAAGGTGCATTATGCACGTTCGAAGTGCTGCTCCAGCGCTTCGGCCTTGGCGCTGATTCCGCCCTCACCATCCTTGGGCAGATAGTGCATGACATAGACTTGGACGAAGATGCTCCCGCACGCCCCGAATCTGCCGGCATTCTGGCACTGCTCAACGGCGTATGTCTGGGGACGGATGTGGATGAAGACAGAATCAGTGCAGGGAGCAGCATGTTGGACACACTGTATGAACACTTCAAACGTTCAACCCAAAGGCAGCTGTGA
- a CDS encoding 4Fe-4S binding protein has protein sequence MPSTINNTGANTSSDAGGSCSSCACGKGQGILQGLWPRRVIQAVSFYFLAEFSYYGIFRCPFAVPYVSCANCPVVQCPGRKLWLVVLSGILVSGLLFGRAFCGYACPVGTLSDIFSQVALVKRRMAPMVKRVLHMGKYLAAAGAVYVFFAMHNPRWAVPIRTGEFVNSTMLTFEHANLFWLVRTGVVSAAILLGLLIPYFFCRFLCPTGGVLEVLRRFSLFGYSMNSACVDCGKCDRHCKLDTRPGESNCTNCGSCVDTCPVDAIAITRGLKPKN, from the coding sequence ATGCCTAGCACGATTAACAACACGGGTGCCAACACTAGTTCTGACGCTGGAGGCTCCTGCAGCTCCTGCGCATGTGGTAAAGGGCAGGGAATTCTGCAGGGGCTGTGGCCGCGCAGAGTCATTCAGGCTGTCTCGTTCTATTTTCTGGCGGAGTTCTCCTATTACGGCATCTTCCGCTGTCCCTTTGCGGTGCCGTATGTGAGCTGCGCCAACTGTCCCGTGGTGCAGTGCCCCGGCAGAAAGCTCTGGCTGGTGGTGCTGTCGGGCATTCTGGTTTCCGGCCTGCTCTTCGGCAGAGCCTTCTGCGGCTATGCCTGTCCGGTTGGCACGCTTTCCGATATCTTCAGTCAGGTTGCTCTGGTGAAGCGCCGCATGGCCCCCATGGTCAAGCGGGTGCTGCATATGGGCAAGTACCTTGCGGCTGCCGGTGCGGTATATGTTTTCTTCGCAATGCATAACCCGCGCTGGGCTGTGCCCATCCGTACCGGCGAGTTCGTCAATTCCACTATGCTCACCTTCGAGCATGCGAACCTGTTCTGGCTGGTACGAACCGGTGTGGTTTCCGCAGCCATTCTGCTCGGGCTTCTGATTCCCTACTTCTTCTGCCGCTTCCTGTGTCCCACGGGTGGTGTGCTTGAAGTGCTGCGACGTTTCTCGCTGTTCGGCTATTCCATGAATTCCGCCTGTGTGGACTGCGGCAAATGCGACAGACATTGCAAGCTGGATACCCGCCCAGGCGAATCCAATTGTACCAACTGCGGCTCCTGTGTGGATACCTGCCCCGTGGATGCCATCGCGATTACCCGTGGACTGAAGCCGAAGAACTGA
- a CDS encoding sigma-54 interaction domain-containing protein — protein sequence MSLFSEDEFYKEATKSLFCDLEMGAALQNVLSFLKEHIPVDAISLTSSDEEENCLINHVSSRPESWIFFPERIYMPPNDRERAWREKSNMPTVTIVNDMDLLPAGDRRILKLFMMPNTSYLRLSLGWRGQHLGSVLIFAEGKNRYTEEHVKKMELLIEPFSIAFANLLHYSQVQQFKRQLEEENDFLKSELFGDLQLDIIGSESGLYPVMQKVYQVGPTDSTVLLLGETGVGKELVANAIHQYSQRKDAPFIKLNCGAIPESLIDSELFGHERGAFTGALQRRLGRFERAHRGTIFLDEVGELPLSAQARLLRVIQNKEIERVGGTSFISVDVRIIAATHQDLPEMVRMRKFREDLYYRLNVIPIDIPPLRERIEDLAELIDYFSRKKSLALNIGRQFKPSAEELAVMKQYHWPGNVRELENVIERALITEGRAAPQFCGRLRACVDAEGAPSRPEPLNDVIASHISQVLKMTEGRIEGKNGAAEVLQMHPSTLRAKMRKLGISFGRLTDV from the coding sequence TTGAGTCTATTTAGCGAAGACGAATTTTATAAAGAGGCTACAAAAAGCCTGTTTTGTGATCTTGAAATGGGTGCCGCTTTGCAGAATGTGCTTTCGTTTCTGAAGGAACACATTCCTGTGGATGCCATATCGCTCACCTCTTCGGATGAAGAGGAGAATTGTCTGATAAACCACGTCTCTTCCAGACCAGAGTCATGGATTTTCTTCCCGGAGCGGATCTATATGCCGCCCAATGATCGCGAACGGGCGTGGAGAGAAAAATCCAATATGCCCACAGTGACCATCGTCAATGACATGGATCTGCTGCCTGCGGGGGACAGGCGGATACTGAAGCTGTTCATGATGCCGAATACTTCATATCTCAGGCTGAGTCTTGGCTGGCGGGGGCAGCATCTGGGGTCGGTTCTGATCTTTGCGGAAGGAAAGAACAGGTACACAGAAGAACATGTGAAGAAGATGGAGCTGCTGATAGAGCCGTTCAGCATCGCATTCGCCAATCTTTTGCATTACAGTCAGGTGCAGCAGTTCAAAAGGCAGCTGGAAGAGGAAAACGATTTTCTCAAATCAGAATTGTTCGGAGATCTGCAGCTTGATATCATCGGCTCTGAATCTGGTCTGTATCCCGTGATGCAGAAGGTCTATCAGGTCGGCCCGACTGACAGTACCGTGCTGCTTCTCGGCGAAACAGGTGTGGGCAAAGAGCTGGTTGCCAATGCCATCCACCAGTACTCACAAAGAAAGGATGCCCCTTTCATCAAGCTGAACTGCGGTGCCATACCTGAATCGCTCATAGACAGCGAACTCTTCGGGCATGAGAGGGGGGCGTTCACAGGGGCCTTGCAGCGCAGGCTTGGGCGCTTTGAACGAGCCCACAGAGGAACGATTTTTCTGGATGAAGTGGGAGAACTGCCACTCTCGGCGCAGGCAAGGCTTTTGCGCGTTATCCAGAACAAGGAGATTGAGCGCGTTGGCGGTACAAGCTTTATCTCCGTGGATGTGCGCATTATAGCCGCAACGCATCAGGATCTGCCTGAGATGGTAAGAATGCGCAAATTCAGGGAAGATTTGTATTATCGGCTGAATGTGATTCCCATAGATATCCCGCCGCTCAGGGAGCGCATCGAAGATCTTGCCGAGCTTATCGACTATTTTTCGCGTAAAAAGTCGCTGGCGTTGAACATCGGCAGGCAGTTCAAGCCTTCCGCTGAAGAGCTTGCAGTCATGAAGCAGTATCACTGGCCGGGGAACGTGCGCGAACTGGAGAATGTGATCGAACGGGCTCTGATCACGGAAGGGAGGGCAGCCCCGCAGTTCTGTGGCAGATTGCGTGCCTGTGTTGATGCGGAAGGCGCACCTTCACGGCCGGAGCCGCTGAATGACGTGATAGCCAGCCACATCTCGCAGGTGCTGAAGATGACAGAAGGGCGCATTGAAGGGAAAAACGGTGCGGCTGAGGTATTGCAGATGCATCCCAGCACGCTGCGCGCCAAGATGCGCAAGCTCGGAATCTCCTTCGGCAGACTAACGGATGTGTAA
- a CDS encoding methyl-accepting chemotaxis protein, whose amino-acid sequence MVTLSIWVISSDTYNTVLTSQQETMKRQVSSVEDAVEDYIDDVKTIAQLIATEPSSLTALRGNAQAASVHINHFLQNNPDYWAAFVFDANGKIVAGSNANGTNLAGEDRNTRDYVHSVLSEKQVVISQDILMSQSGSAYIFAVAAPVRDEYGNVIGGVGIFPFWHKFTERYLDNSRIGEEGYGYMLDAKGRVIAHAIDKKLMLKDMRGYDFINTILTEGSGATQYEWEGRAKRMSFKTIPATGWIVIMSAYEDDLAALAIKQRNYLAIGGVAVAILLIALVALMLRRAVIIPVNRMLTFAGRITDGDFKAELEGEYKYELALLADKLGVMVADLKHKLGFSQGVLNGLNVPCGIVGPDFRMVWVNKHLCTLLEKPEALEKYAGIKSGEMYWNDPGKDTLSNRAIRENSALQQEAVWVGPSGTTKHIKVDTTPFHDMDGTMLGSVSIWTDLTEIRIQQEKIRQQNERIAHAAIQANQISHQLSSAAERLAAQINEANTGSGVQLERAGSTATAMEEMNATIFEVARNAGSAAKDASTAKDNAQNGADIVSKVIEAISAIHTKAEGLRISMEKLGTQAESIGDVMNVISDIADQTNLLALNAAIEAARAGDAGRGFAVVADEVRKLAEKTMRATLEVGEAISVMQNVAASNVHATGEAAQAVSSSTELAQTSGETLREIVTLIETVADQVSSIATAADQQSAASDEINRSMDEINRISEATAGLMTQSLEAVQGVSKMASELNRVIAEMSSE is encoded by the coding sequence ATGGTTACCCTGAGCATCTGGGTTATAAGCTCAGATACATACAATACCGTGCTCACATCACAACAGGAAACAATGAAAAGACAAGTTTCCAGCGTGGAAGACGCGGTTGAAGATTATATCGATGATGTAAAAACGATCGCACAGCTCATTGCAACTGAGCCTTCCTCCCTTACTGCACTGCGTGGCAACGCGCAGGCTGCAAGCGTGCACATTAATCACTTTCTCCAAAACAATCCGGACTACTGGGCTGCATTTGTGTTTGACGCCAATGGCAAAATAGTGGCCGGAAGCAATGCCAACGGCACAAACCTTGCCGGAGAAGACCGTAACACGCGCGACTACGTGCACTCCGTCCTGTCAGAAAAACAGGTGGTAATATCGCAGGACATTCTCATGTCCCAAAGCGGCAGTGCCTACATCTTTGCCGTTGCGGCACCAGTACGGGACGAATACGGCAACGTCATCGGCGGGGTGGGCATATTCCCTTTCTGGCACAAATTCACGGAGCGCTATCTTGATAACAGCAGGATAGGCGAAGAGGGTTACGGCTACATGCTTGATGCCAAGGGACGCGTCATTGCGCACGCCATCGACAAAAAGCTGATGCTCAAAGATATGCGGGGCTATGATTTCATCAACACCATCCTGACGGAAGGCAGCGGCGCAACACAATACGAATGGGAAGGCCGCGCCAAGCGCATGTCCTTCAAAACCATCCCCGCAACCGGCTGGATTGTGATCATGAGTGCCTATGAAGATGATCTGGCGGCTCTTGCCATAAAGCAACGAAACTATCTCGCCATAGGCGGCGTTGCCGTGGCGATACTGCTCATTGCCCTTGTCGCGCTGATGCTGCGCAGAGCGGTCATCATCCCTGTGAATCGCATGCTCACCTTTGCAGGACGTATTACTGACGGCGATTTCAAGGCTGAACTTGAGGGGGAATACAAATATGAACTGGCCCTTCTGGCGGACAAACTGGGAGTGATGGTCGCGGACCTGAAACACAAGCTCGGCTTCTCGCAGGGGGTACTCAACGGCCTGAATGTACCATGTGGCATTGTCGGGCCGGATTTCCGCATGGTGTGGGTCAACAAACACCTCTGCACTCTGCTTGAAAAGCCTGAAGCCCTCGAGAAATACGCAGGAATCAAGTCGGGCGAAATGTACTGGAACGACCCGGGCAAGGACACCCTTTCCAATCGTGCGATCAGAGAAAACTCGGCCCTGCAGCAGGAAGCCGTATGGGTGGGGCCGTCCGGAACGACCAAGCATATCAAGGTGGATACAACTCCCTTTCACGACATGGACGGCACCATGCTGGGCTCTGTCTCCATCTGGACGGACCTGACGGAAATCCGCATCCAGCAGGAAAAGATCAGGCAGCAGAACGAGCGCATCGCCCATGCGGCCATTCAGGCCAATCAGATATCCCACCAGCTGTCGTCCGCTGCCGAAAGACTTGCCGCACAGATAAACGAGGCAAACACCGGTTCCGGTGTTCAACTGGAACGTGCAGGGTCCACAGCCACGGCAATGGAAGAAATGAATGCCACCATTTTTGAAGTAGCCCGCAATGCAGGCTCTGCAGCAAAAGACGCTTCCACTGCCAAGGATAATGCACAAAACGGGGCCGATATCGTCAGTAAAGTGATTGAAGCCATCAGCGCGATTCACACCAAAGCCGAGGGGCTGCGAATCTCCATGGAAAAACTGGGGACACAGGCAGAGAGCATAGGCGATGTCATGAATGTCATCAGCGACATAGCTGACCAGACCAACCTGCTCGCCCTCAATGCCGCCATAGAAGCTGCCCGTGCAGGCGATGCCGGACGCGGTTTTGCCGTGGTGGCCGACGAGGTCCGCAAACTGGCGGAAAAAACCATGCGGGCCACGCTTGAGGTAGGTGAGGCAATTTCCGTCATGCAGAACGTGGCTGCCAGCAACGTGCACGCCACAGGCGAGGCTGCGCAGGCGGTTTCCAGCAGCACAGAACTTGCCCAGACATCGGGCGAAACGCTCAGGGAAATTGTCACATTGATTGAAACGGTTGCAGATCAGGTGAGCAGCATTGCCACGGCAGCAGACCAGCAATCTGCCGCCAGTGACGAGATCAACCGTTCCATGGATGAGATCAACCGCATAAGCGAAGCAACCGCCGGACTAATGACGCAATCGCTGGAGGCCGTGCAGGGCGTGTCCAAGATGGCATCAGAACTGAACAGAGTCATCGCGGAAATGTCATCCGAATAA
- a CDS encoding substrate-binding domain-containing protein, which produces MSDNRSGMNRRGFLKAGGTALAATLVAQAAKAAPGGGFAGQSLQVWSCGGLAEAFMPANAMYEQQSGGSISYTGAFAGALGKSLLGGNAQTEVFAPRVLDLAKKLKAQGKMLSFQPLCYTRYVLVTPMGNPANITSIQDLKRSDVKTLCSPDSSPPGGQAAMGVLKKSGVLEQAKAQSIYLGSCVQHDVADVASGKAHAAVVELRVTRLPRYKDAFEIIDIPEEFFPAPPIPFTIGVMKWAKDQEYARNFVEFITSDAGQAHFEAAGFVPARSEEGERLTHKYGVVDA; this is translated from the coding sequence ATGTCAGACAATCGATCAGGTATGAACCGCCGCGGTTTCTTGAAGGCAGGCGGCACGGCACTGGCGGCAACGCTGGTGGCGCAGGCGGCCAAGGCGGCACCGGGCGGCGGTTTTGCGGGGCAGTCGTTGCAGGTATGGTCCTGCGGCGGTTTGGCGGAAGCCTTTATGCCCGCCAATGCCATGTATGAGCAGCAGAGCGGCGGCAGCATAAGCTATACCGGAGCTTTTGCCGGTGCGCTTGGCAAGTCGCTGCTCGGGGGCAACGCCCAGACCGAGGTCTTTGCGCCCCGCGTGCTCGATCTTGCCAAAAAGCTGAAGGCGCAGGGCAAGATGCTGTCGTTCCAGCCCTTGTGCTACACCAGATATGTGCTGGTAACGCCCATGGGGAACCCCGCAAACATCACGTCCATTCAGGACCTGAAGCGCAGCGATGTGAAAACCCTGTGTTCACCAGATTCTTCCCCGCCCGGCGGACAGGCCGCCATGGGCGTGCTGAAGAAGAGCGGAGTGCTGGAGCAGGCCAAAGCGCAGTCCATCTACCTTGGTTCATGCGTGCAGCATGACGTGGCGGATGTGGCTTCCGGCAAGGCGCATGCGGCCGTGGTGGAACTGCGCGTTACCCGACTGCCGCGCTACAAGGATGCGTTCGAGATCATTGATATTCCCGAGGAGTTTTTCCCCGCACCGCCCATTCCCTTCACCATCGGCGTGATGAAGTGGGCCAAGGATCAGGAATACGCGCGTAACTTTGTGGAGTTCATCACTTCCGACGCCGGACAGGCGCATTTTGAAGCCGCCGGTTTTGTTCCTGCCCGATCCGAAGAGGGCGAGCGACTGACGCACAAGTACGGGGTGGTAGATGCCTAG